The DNA region GATGTTCAGGATTGGGGGTATGAAGTTGTTCCCCATCCTTCTCACGCTGACCCTGGCGGGCGGAGCGCAGGCCGCCTCGCTGGGCGGCGTCAAGACCTACCTGGGCGGCAAGCTGGGCGTGCAGGCCGCCGGGACCGCCGGGCTCGTGCGGGGTGCCGACCGCTACTACGCGCTGGCAAAGGCCGCGAACTTCGACTACAAGCAGCTCGCCGCGCAACCTGGCCCCGTGCGCGCCGCGTTGCAGGAGGCCCGCGCTGGCTGGACGAAGGCGAGCCCGGCCTACGAGGACATCGAGGGCATCGTGGCGGGGGTCGAGGCCCTCAGCGACTTCGACCTGATCCTCGACGCGGGCACGAGCGCCGCCGAGGGGGGAGAGGACGTGGTGCCCTTCGACCTCAAGCTGCCCGACGGCAAGGTCCTCGCCAAGCCCGGCAACCTCTTCGGGGTGAACGAGGCGGCCCTGTGGGGCACCGTGAGGACGTTCGGGAGCGGGGTGCCCTTCGACGTGGACGGCAATGGGAAGATCGACTTCGGGGACGGGCTTCCCGACGCGAACGTGCTGAAGGCCGCCGCCGCCGAGCTGAACCGGCAGACGCTCGCCCTGCGCAAGGCCGCTGCCGCCTGGACGCCCACCCGGGCGGACGTGTTCGGGGCGCTGGCGGGGAACGTGCCCACGGTGGGCCCCGTGTTCTTCGAGAACTGGAAGACGAGCCGCTTCGTGCTCGGCGAGCGCAGCAAGCGGA from Deinococcus aetherius includes:
- a CDS encoding imelysin family protein; amino-acid sequence: MKLFPILLTLTLAGGAQAASLGGVKTYLGGKLGVQAAGTAGLVRGADRYYALAKAANFDYKQLAAQPGPVRAALQEARAGWTKASPAYEDIEGIVAGVEALSDFDLILDAGTSAAEGGEDVVPFDLKLPDGKVLAKPGNLFGVNEAALWGTVRTFGSGVPFDVDGNGKIDFGDGLPDANVLKAAAAELNRQTLALRKAAAAWTPTRADVFGALAGNVPTVGPVFFENWKTSRFVLGERSKRTDFVVISRLSDLSGNVRSWQAMYAGLKPDVRAKNAALDAQITSGLSDLAAFVARLERLERTRRFTPEQADTLQEEAQNRATAVTGRLTQAAALLGVKVE